A region from the Mycolicibacterium litorale genome encodes:
- a CDS encoding cytochrome P450 translates to MTTTLHPTGIAPRENGAPPPYVPLDEIDLGTMDFWEWDDDRRDGAFATLRREAPISWFEVPEFAGFPTGRGHWALTTYDDVRHASRHPEVFSSIPTSTALNDVPVEIAEYVGSMISLDDPRHLRLRSIVNRAFTPKMLTRIEESVRDRARRLVAELIDHHTDGRADFVQSVAGPFPLQIICDMMGIPEEDEEKIFHWTSIVLCGGDEEVGGDHDTIVGAVLALGEYGLALAEDRRARPADDLTTNLVQAEVDGERLTSAEIASFFILLSAAGNETTRNAISHGLVALTRYPEQRQHWWDDFDAVAPTAVEEIVRWGSPIIFMRRNLTEDVELSGVRMRAGDKVSMWYNSANRDERKFANPWLFDVTRDPNPQIGFGAGGAHFCLGANLARREIRVLYSELRRQVPDIVAVDEPAILRSAFVHGIKRLPVAWTD, encoded by the coding sequence ATGACGACAACACTGCACCCGACCGGTATCGCCCCGCGCGAGAACGGCGCACCGCCCCCGTACGTGCCGCTCGACGAGATCGACCTGGGCACCATGGATTTTTGGGAATGGGACGACGACCGCCGCGACGGCGCCTTCGCGACGCTGCGCCGGGAAGCGCCGATCTCGTGGTTCGAAGTGCCCGAGTTCGCCGGGTTCCCGACCGGACGGGGGCACTGGGCGCTGACCACCTACGACGATGTCCGCCACGCCAGTAGGCATCCCGAGGTCTTCAGCTCGATCCCGACCAGCACCGCGCTCAACGACGTCCCCGTCGAGATCGCCGAATACGTCGGGTCGATGATCTCGCTCGACGATCCGCGTCACCTCCGGCTGCGGTCCATCGTCAACCGGGCTTTCACGCCGAAGATGCTGACCCGGATCGAGGAGAGCGTCCGCGACCGCGCCCGGCGGTTGGTCGCCGAACTGATCGACCACCACACCGACGGGCGGGCCGATTTCGTCCAGTCCGTCGCGGGACCCTTCCCGCTGCAGATCATCTGCGACATGATGGGCATCCCCGAGGAGGACGAAGAGAAGATCTTTCACTGGACGTCGATCGTCCTGTGCGGCGGCGACGAGGAAGTCGGGGGAGACCACGACACCATCGTCGGCGCGGTGCTGGCGCTCGGGGAGTACGGGCTGGCACTGGCCGAGGACCGGCGGGCCCGCCCGGCCGACGACCTCACCACCAATCTGGTGCAGGCGGAGGTCGACGGCGAACGACTCACCTCCGCCGAGATCGCCTCGTTCTTCATCCTGCTGTCGGCGGCGGGGAACGAAACCACCCGCAACGCCATCAGCCACGGTCTGGTCGCCTTGACGCGCTACCCGGAGCAGCGGCAGCACTGGTGGGACGACTTCGACGCCGTGGCACCGACCGCCGTGGAGGAGATCGTGCGGTGGGGTTCGCCGATCATCTTCATGCGCCGCAACCTCACCGAGGACGTCGAGCTGAGCGGCGTGCGGATGAGGGCCGGCGACAAGGTGTCGATGTGGTACAACTCCGCCAACCGCGACGAGCGGAAGTTCGCCAATCCCTGGTTGTTCGACGTCACGCGCGACCCGAATCCGCAGATCGGGTTCGGCGCCGGCGGCGCCCACTTCTGCCTCGGCGCCAACCTGGCCCGCCGCGAGATCCGGGTGCTCTACTCCGAACTGCGCCGTCAGGTGCCCGACATCGTGGCGGTCGACGAGCCGGCGATTCTGCGCTCGGCGTTCGTGCACGGCATCAAACGACTGCCGGTGGCCTGGACCGACTGA
- a CDS encoding flavin-containing monooxygenase, giving the protein MKIAIIGSGFSGLGAAIRLQQAGHRDFVVFERGPDVGGTWRDNTYPGAACDVPSHLYSYSFALNPDWTRSFSAQPEIETYLKGVAERYGVLDRHRFGCTVTRTAWNPTEARWELSTSSGPATADVLITAFGSLAEPSLPDIPGIEDFRDAGGEMFHSARWNHDADLTGKRVAVIGTGASAIQIVPAIADQVAHLDVYQRTAPWLLPRFDRPFTRAEKWAFRNVPGFLRVARAGIYAGREVQVVGLAKNPNLMKGFELLSRAKIRSEIKDPALRRKVTPNFRIGCKRMLISNDWYPTLDRDHVDLVTDGIREVDGRRIVATDGTAREVDAIVVATGFHVTDSPMFDTVCGADGASLTQKFADKGMRAYKGTTVAGYPNMFVLVGPNTGLGHSSMVYMIESQLNYVVDAVSTMQTQGLRTVEVKQEALDVYNERLQRKLNGSVWMTGKCASWYLDAHGNNTTLWPDFTFRFRNQTRRFDLDAYEVTR; this is encoded by the coding sequence GTGAAGATCGCGATCATCGGCAGTGGGTTCTCCGGCCTCGGCGCCGCGATCCGACTGCAGCAGGCAGGCCACCGCGATTTCGTCGTCTTCGAGCGGGGACCCGACGTCGGCGGCACGTGGCGGGACAACACCTATCCCGGTGCGGCGTGTGACGTGCCGTCCCACCTGTACTCGTATTCCTTTGCCCTCAACCCCGATTGGACGCGCTCCTTCTCCGCTCAACCGGAGATCGAGACTTATCTGAAGGGAGTGGCCGAACGCTACGGCGTCCTCGACCGTCATCGCTTCGGATGCACCGTCACTCGCACCGCGTGGAATCCCACCGAAGCGCGCTGGGAATTGTCGACCAGTTCGGGTCCGGCCACCGCCGACGTGTTGATCACCGCCTTCGGCTCGCTGGCCGAGCCGTCGCTGCCCGACATCCCCGGCATCGAGGACTTCAGGGATGCCGGTGGCGAGATGTTCCACTCCGCCCGCTGGAACCACGACGCCGACCTGACCGGTAAGCGCGTCGCGGTCATCGGCACCGGGGCGTCGGCCATCCAGATCGTGCCCGCCATCGCCGACCAGGTGGCCCACCTCGACGTCTACCAACGCACCGCGCCATGGCTATTGCCCCGGTTCGACCGCCCGTTCACCCGCGCCGAGAAGTGGGCGTTCCGCAACGTGCCCGGATTCCTGCGGGTCGCGCGGGCCGGTATCTACGCCGGACGCGAAGTGCAGGTGGTCGGGCTGGCGAAGAACCCGAACCTGATGAAGGGTTTCGAACTGCTGTCGCGGGCCAAGATCCGCAGTGAGATCAAGGATCCGGCGCTACGGCGCAAGGTGACGCCGAACTTCCGCATCGGCTGCAAGCGGATGCTGATCTCCAACGACTGGTATCCGACGCTCGACCGCGATCACGTCGACCTCGTCACCGACGGCATCCGCGAGGTCGACGGCCGCCGCATCGTCGCGACCGACGGCACCGCCCGCGAGGTCGACGCCATCGTGGTGGCCACCGGGTTCCACGTCACCGATTCCCCGATGTTCGACACCGTGTGCGGGGCCGACGGCGCGAGCCTCACGCAGAAGTTCGCCGACAAGGGGATGCGTGCCTACAAGGGCACCACCGTCGCCGGCTATCCGAACATGTTCGTGCTCGTCGGACCCAACACCGGGCTCGGGCACAGCTCGATGGTGTACATGATCGAGTCGCAGCTCAATTACGTCGTCGACGCCGTCTCGACCATGCAGACGCAGGGTCTACGCACGGTCGAGGTGAAACAGGAGGCGCTCGACGTCTACAACGAGCGACTGCAGCGGAAGCTCAACGGGTCGGTGTGGATGACCGGCAAGTGCGCGAGCTGGTACCTCGACGCGCACGGCAACAACACCACCCTGTGGCCGGACTTCACGTTCCGGTTCCGCAATCAGACCCGGCGCTTCGACCTCGACGCCTACGAGGTCACGCGCTGA
- a CDS encoding acyl-CoA thioesterase, translated as MLGRTLADILTTLDVERVSDDEFVATQMDNPAHHIVGGHIAAQALMSASRTVAADRAPHSMHVYLLRAGDARRPVDFEITRLRDGGVLSSRRVLARQDDQVLLEALVSFTAPIDSFEHQQPIPDVPSPASLPSVQEQLSGYADELHGLWVRPQPIDLRYVDPPARLAMDLPDPSPRIRSWWRPAGPVPADPILNSCLLTYVSGTALLETTMVVRRTTAVTSFNALIDHAVWFHRPADLSDWILTDAVTPSGIHGRGLATATMYNRTGGLICTATQEIYFGRDRRE; from the coding sequence GTGCTAGGGCGAACTCTCGCGGACATCCTGACCACCCTCGACGTCGAACGGGTCAGTGACGACGAATTCGTCGCGACCCAGATGGACAACCCGGCGCACCACATCGTCGGTGGGCACATCGCGGCGCAGGCGCTCATGTCGGCGAGCCGCACCGTCGCGGCCGATCGCGCCCCGCACAGCATGCACGTCTACCTGTTGCGGGCGGGGGATGCGCGGCGGCCGGTGGACTTCGAGATCACCCGACTGCGCGACGGCGGTGTGCTGTCCTCTCGGCGGGTGCTCGCCCGCCAGGACGACCAGGTGCTCCTGGAAGCGCTCGTCTCGTTCACCGCGCCGATCGACAGTTTCGAACACCAGCAACCGATACCCGACGTGCCGTCCCCGGCGTCGCTGCCGTCGGTGCAGGAGCAGTTGAGCGGCTACGCCGACGAACTCCACGGTCTGTGGGTGCGGCCGCAACCGATCGACCTGCGCTACGTCGATCCGCCGGCCCGGTTGGCCATGGACCTGCCGGACCCGTCACCGCGCATCAGGTCGTGGTGGCGTCCCGCCGGCCCGGTACCCGCCGACCCGATCCTCAACAGCTGCCTGCTGACCTACGTGTCGGGCACCGCGCTGCTCGAGACGACGATGGTGGTGCGCCGGACCACGGCCGTGACGTCGTTCAACGCGCTCATCGACCACGCCGTGTGGTTCCACCGGCCGGCCGACCTGTCCGATTGGATACTCACCGATGCGGTGACACCCAGCGGCATCCACGGTCGCGGCCTGGCCACCGCCACGATGTACAACCGCACCGGAGGGCTGATCTGTACCGCCACCCAGGAGATCTATTTCGGTCGCGACCGCCGGGAGTGA
- a CDS encoding UdgX family uracil-DNA binding protein (This protein belongs to the uracil DNA glycosylase superfamily, members of which act in excision repair of DNA. However, it belongs more specifically to UdgX branch, whose founding member was found to bind uracil in DNA (where it does not belong), without cleaving it, appears to promote DNA repair by a pathway involving RecA, rather than base excision.): MPTKVPGAEDFVPDTHDLSVLADASQACRGCELYADATQSVFGQGSAAATVMLIGEQPGDQEDKAGAPFVGPAGRLLDKALEAAGIDRGSVYVTNAVKHFKFTLPERGKRRIHKTPSRTEVVACRPWLMAELDAVRPDVVVLLGATAAKALMGNDFRLTAHRGEVLSLPTTDLDLDLDPRVVATVHPSSVLRGPPENREQALEALTDDLRVAARLMGDS, encoded by the coding sequence ATGCCGACGAAAGTGCCCGGCGCAGAGGACTTCGTACCCGACACCCATGACCTGTCGGTGCTCGCCGACGCATCGCAGGCGTGCCGGGGGTGCGAGTTGTACGCCGATGCCACGCAGAGTGTGTTCGGCCAGGGCAGCGCCGCCGCGACGGTCATGCTGATCGGCGAGCAACCCGGCGATCAGGAGGACAAAGCCGGAGCTCCGTTCGTCGGGCCGGCGGGCCGATTGCTCGACAAAGCGCTCGAGGCCGCGGGAATCGACCGCGGCAGTGTGTATGTCACCAATGCGGTGAAGCACTTCAAATTCACGCTCCCCGAACGCGGTAAGCGGCGCATCCACAAGACGCCGAGCCGGACCGAAGTGGTGGCGTGCCGGCCGTGGTTGATGGCCGAACTGGATGCGGTGCGGCCCGACGTGGTGGTGCTGCTCGGGGCCACCGCCGCAAAAGCGTTGATGGGCAACGACTTCCGCCTGACCGCGCACCGCGGCGAGGTGTTGAGCCTGCCGACCACCGACCTCGACCTGGACCTGGACCCTCGCGTCGTCGCCACCGTGCACCCTTCGTCGGTGCTGCGGGGCCCGCCGGAGAATCGTGAGCAGGCGCTGGAAGCGCTGACCGACGATCTGCGGGTCGCCGCGCGGCTGATGGGCGATTCGTGA
- the uvrA gene encoding excinuclease ABC subunit UvrA, producing MADRLIVKGAREHNLRSVDLDLPRDALIVFTGLSGSGKSSLAFDTIFAEGQRRYVESLSAYARQFLGQMDKPDVDFIEGLSPAVSIDQKSTNRNPRSTVGTITEVYDYLRLLYARAGTPHCPVCGERIARQTPQQIVDQVLAMDEGLRFQVLAPVVRTRKGEFVDLFEKLNSQGYSRVRVDGVVYPLTDPPKLKKQEKHDIEVVVDRLTVKATAKQRLTDSVETALTLADGIVVLEFVDREDDHPHREQRFSEKLACPNGHPLAVDDLEPRSFSFNSPYGACPECTGLGIRKEVDPELVIPDPDLTLAEGAIAPWSMGQTAEYFTRMLTGLGESMGFDVDTPWKKLPAKVRRAILEGCDEQVHVKYRNRYGRTRSYYADFEGVMAFLQRRMEQTDSEQMKERYEGFMRDVPCPECDGTRLKPEILAVTLAAGDHGAKSIAEVAELSIADCADFLNALTLGPREQAIAGQVLKEIQSRLGFLLDVGLDYLSLSRAAATLSGGEAQRIRLATQIGSGLVGVLYVLDEPSIGLHQRDNRRLIDTLVRLRELGNTLIVVEHDLDTIAHADWVVDIGPAAGEHGGRIVHSGTYKELLRNPDSLTGAYLSGRENIDVPAIRRPTDRKRQITVVGAREHNLKDIDVAFPLGVLTSVTGVSGSGKSTLVNDILASVLANKLNGARQVPGRHTRINGLDQLDKLVRVDQSPIGRTPRSNPATYTGVFDKIRSLFAATTEAKVRGYQPGRFSFNVKGGRCEACSGDGTIKIEMNFLPDVYVPCEVCHGARYNRETLEVHYKGKTIAEVLDMSIEDAAEFFEPISSIHRYLKTLVDVGLGYVRLGQPAPTLSGGEAQRVKLAAELQKRSTGRTVYILDEPTTGLHFEDIRKLLKVINGLVDKGNTVIVIEHNLDVIKTSDWIIDMGPEGGAGGGTVVAQGTPEEVAATPASYTGHFLAEMLDVPAPTRKRRKVSA from the coding sequence TTGGCTGACCGCCTCATCGTCAAGGGTGCGCGCGAGCACAACCTGCGAAGCGTCGACCTTGACCTACCGCGCGATGCCCTGATCGTGTTCACCGGCCTGTCCGGTTCGGGCAAGTCGTCGCTGGCCTTCGACACGATCTTCGCCGAGGGGCAGCGTCGCTACGTCGAATCGCTGTCGGCCTACGCCCGGCAGTTCCTCGGGCAGATGGACAAACCGGACGTCGACTTCATCGAGGGGCTGTCGCCCGCGGTGTCCATCGACCAGAAGTCCACCAACCGCAACCCGCGCTCCACCGTCGGCACCATCACCGAGGTCTACGACTACCTACGCCTGCTCTACGCCCGCGCCGGCACGCCGCACTGTCCGGTGTGCGGGGAGCGCATCGCGCGGCAGACGCCGCAGCAGATCGTCGACCAGGTCCTCGCCATGGACGAGGGGCTGCGGTTCCAGGTGCTCGCCCCCGTCGTGCGCACCCGCAAAGGTGAGTTCGTCGACCTGTTCGAGAAACTCAACAGCCAGGGCTACAGCCGCGTGCGCGTCGACGGGGTCGTCTATCCGCTGACCGACCCGCCCAAGCTCAAGAAGCAGGAGAAGCACGACATCGAGGTCGTCGTCGACCGGCTCACCGTGAAGGCCACCGCCAAACAGCGGCTGACCGATTCGGTGGAGACCGCGTTGACTCTGGCCGACGGCATCGTCGTCCTGGAGTTCGTCGACCGCGAGGACGACCATCCGCACCGCGAACAGCGGTTCTCCGAGAAGTTGGCCTGTCCGAACGGTCACCCGCTCGCGGTCGACGACCTCGAACCGCGGTCGTTCTCGTTCAACTCGCCCTACGGCGCCTGCCCGGAGTGCACGGGCCTGGGGATCCGCAAGGAGGTCGACCCCGAACTCGTCATCCCCGACCCGGATCTGACGCTTGCCGAAGGTGCGATCGCCCCGTGGTCGATGGGTCAGACCGCCGAGTACTTCACCCGCATGTTGACCGGCCTCGGCGAGTCGATGGGCTTCGACGTCGACACGCCGTGGAAGAAGCTGCCCGCCAAGGTGCGCCGCGCCATCCTCGAGGGCTGCGACGAGCAGGTGCACGTCAAGTACCGCAACCGCTACGGCCGCACCCGCTCCTACTACGCGGACTTCGAAGGCGTCATGGCGTTCCTGCAGCGCCGCATGGAGCAGACCGACTCCGAGCAGATGAAGGAGCGCTACGAGGGCTTCATGCGCGACGTGCCGTGCCCCGAGTGCGACGGCACGCGGCTGAAGCCCGAGATCCTCGCGGTGACGCTGGCCGCCGGTGACCATGGTGCGAAGTCGATCGCCGAGGTCGCCGAACTGTCGATCGCCGACTGCGCCGACTTCCTCAACGCGCTGACGCTCGGCCCGCGCGAGCAGGCGATCGCCGGTCAGGTGCTCAAGGAGATCCAGTCGCGGCTGGGCTTCCTGCTCGACGTCGGGCTCGACTACCTGTCGCTGTCGCGGGCGGCGGCCACGCTGTCGGGCGGGGAGGCGCAACGCATCCGGTTGGCCACCCAGATCGGCTCCGGGCTGGTGGGCGTGCTCTACGTCCTCGACGAGCCGTCGATCGGTCTGCATCAGCGCGACAACCGCCGCCTCATCGACACGCTGGTGCGCCTGCGCGAACTGGGCAACACGCTCATCGTGGTCGAGCACGACCTCGACACCATCGCCCACGCCGACTGGGTGGTCGACATCGGCCCGGCCGCGGGTGAGCACGGCGGACGCATCGTGCACAGCGGCACCTACAAGGAACTGCTGCGCAATCCGGATTCGCTGACCGGGGCTTACCTGTCCGGGCGCGAGAACATCGACGTGCCGGCCATCCGGCGCCCCACCGACCGCAAGCGTCAGATCACCGTCGTCGGTGCCCGCGAACACAACCTCAAGGACATCGACGTCGCGTTCCCGCTCGGGGTGCTGACGTCGGTGACCGGCGTGTCGGGTTCCGGGAAGTCGACGCTGGTCAACGACATCCTGGCGTCGGTGCTGGCCAACAAGCTCAACGGCGCCCGCCAGGTCCCGGGACGGCACACCCGGATCAACGGCCTCGACCAGCTCGACAAACTGGTGCGGGTCGACCAGTCACCGATCGGGCGGACCCCGCGGTCGAATCCGGCCACCTACACGGGCGTGTTCGACAAGATCCGTTCGCTGTTCGCGGCGACGACCGAGGCCAAGGTCCGCGGCTATCAGCCGGGGCGGTTCTCGTTCAACGTCAAGGGCGGCCGGTGCGAGGCGTGTTCGGGCGACGGCACCATCAAGATCGAGATGAACTTCCTGCCGGACGTGTACGTCCCGTGTGAGGTGTGCCACGGCGCTCGCTACAACCGCGAGACGCTCGAAGTGCACTACAAGGGCAAGACCATCGCCGAGGTACTCGACATGTCGATCGAGGACGCGGCGGAGTTCTTCGAACCGATCAGCTCGATCCACCGCTACCTCAAGACCCTGGTGGATGTGGGCCTGGGTTACGTGCGGCTGGGGCAGCCGGCCCCGACGCTGTCCGGTGGTGAAGCGCAGCGGGTGAAGCTGGCCGCCGAACTGCAGAAGCGTTCGACCGGACGCACGGTGTACATCCTGGACGAGCCCACCACAGGCCTGCACTTCGAGGACATCCGCAAGCTGCTCAAGGTCATCAACGGACTGGTCGACAAGGGCAACACCGTCATCGTCATCGAGCACAACCTCGACGTCATCAAGACCTCGGACTGGATCATCGACATGGGTCCCGAGGGTGGGGCCGGCGGCGGGACCGTGGTGGCGCAGGGCACGCCGGAGGAGGTCGCGGCCACCCCGGCGAGCTACACCGGGCACTTCCTCGCCGAGATGCTCGACGTGCCCGCGCCGACACGCAAGCGCCGCAAGGTCAGCGCGTGA
- a CDS encoding MBL fold metallo-hydrolase: MTVVDDNYTGHVEPRTAAKRTLPGATIVKVSVGPMDNNAYLVTCSRTGETLLIDAANDADVLRELVAQLAPTVTMILTTHQHFDHWQALEALAESTGAPTAAHELDAEPLPVTPDRYLAGGDTLRIGDLTFDVIHLRGHTPGSVALALHGPAAGDAVHLFTGDCLFPGGVGKTWQPGDFEQLLSDVTAKVFDVYPDSTVVYPGHGDDTTLGAERPHLDEWRDRGW; this comes from the coding sequence ATGACAGTCGTCGACGACAACTACACCGGCCATGTCGAACCCCGGACCGCGGCCAAACGAACCCTCCCGGGCGCGACGATCGTCAAGGTCTCGGTGGGCCCCATGGACAACAACGCCTACCTGGTGACGTGTTCCCGGACCGGGGAAACCCTGCTCATCGACGCGGCCAACGACGCCGACGTGCTCCGCGAGCTCGTCGCGCAGCTCGCGCCGACGGTCACCATGATCCTCACCACACATCAGCATTTCGACCATTGGCAGGCGCTCGAGGCGCTGGCCGAGTCGACCGGCGCCCCCACCGCCGCGCACGAACTCGACGCCGAACCACTGCCGGTGACGCCGGACCGCTACCTCGCCGGCGGCGATACCCTGCGCATCGGGGACCTCACCTTCGACGTCATCCACTTGCGCGGCCACACACCGGGCTCGGTGGCGCTGGCGCTGCACGGACCGGCCGCCGGCGACGCCGTCCACCTGTTCACCGGCGACTGCCTGTTCCCCGGCGGTGTGGGCAAGACGTGGCAGCCGGGCGATTTCGAGCAGCTGCTCTCCGACGTCACCGCCAAGGTGTTCGACGTCTACCCCGATTCGACCGTCGTCTATCCCGGCCACGGTGACGACACCACGCTGGGGGCCGAGCGGCCGCATCTCGACGAGTGGCGCGACCGCGGCTGGTGA
- a CDS encoding sensor histidine kinase, whose protein sequence is MPMPMPIVSLRTIVIVAALSVVVLVLTLGTWVWIGVTNEQYSQLDRELDSVTSLGDFGALLNAANPSESESNPLPDSTLVRTARIGGVTVSVPEDIVLPKLDIGYANTTIDGVEYRVRTFAAGPATIALGAPLAETQRRIDQLHLRVVLICGGVIAGTVVVGWVMWLIMINPFRLLAQQARAINAQSKPEEVQVGGVWEAAEIAEAVEGMLARIGEEQQRTKAALESARDFAAVASHELRTPLTAMRTNLEVLSTLDMTDEQRREVIGDVVRTQSRIEATLTALERLAQGELTTAEDHVPVDVTELLDRAAHDALRSYPGLDVSLVPSAPVRILGLPAGLRLVIDNAIANAVKHGNANQIRLSAIRSGDDVEIAVDDNGTGVPEEERTLVFERFSRGSTASRSGSGLGLALVAQQAELHGGTASLQTSPMGGARLLLRLPANR, encoded by the coding sequence ATGCCGATGCCGATGCCGATTGTGTCGTTGCGCACCATCGTGATCGTGGCGGCGCTGTCCGTGGTGGTGCTGGTGCTGACCCTGGGGACCTGGGTGTGGATCGGCGTGACCAACGAGCAGTACAGCCAGCTCGATCGCGAGCTCGACTCGGTGACGAGTCTCGGCGACTTCGGCGCGCTGCTGAATGCGGCGAATCCCAGTGAGTCCGAATCCAATCCGCTGCCCGACAGCACGCTGGTGCGCACCGCGCGGATCGGCGGTGTGACGGTCTCGGTGCCCGAGGACATCGTGTTGCCGAAACTCGACATCGGATACGCCAACACCACGATCGACGGTGTCGAGTATCGGGTGCGTACCTTCGCCGCGGGACCGGCCACCATCGCGCTCGGCGCACCGCTGGCCGAGACGCAACGCCGCATCGACCAGTTGCACCTACGAGTGGTGCTGATCTGCGGCGGCGTGATCGCCGGCACGGTGGTCGTCGGCTGGGTGATGTGGCTGATCATGATCAATCCGTTCCGATTGTTGGCGCAGCAGGCGCGGGCGATCAACGCGCAGTCCAAGCCGGAGGAGGTTCAGGTCGGCGGGGTCTGGGAGGCGGCGGAGATCGCCGAGGCGGTCGAAGGCATGTTGGCGCGCATCGGCGAGGAGCAGCAGCGGACCAAGGCGGCGCTGGAGTCCGCGCGTGACTTCGCCGCGGTGGCCTCGCACGAGTTGCGGACTCCGCTGACCGCCATGCGCACCAACCTGGAAGTGCTGTCGACGCTCGACATGACCGACGAGCAGCGCAGAGAGGTGATCGGTGACGTGGTGCGCACGCAGAGCCGGATCGAGGCGACGCTCACCGCGCTGGAACGCTTGGCGCAAGGTGAGCTGACCACCGCGGAGGATCACGTGCCGGTCGACGTGACGGAGCTGCTGGACCGCGCGGCGCACGATGCGCTGCGCAGCTACCCCGGTCTCGACGTATCGCTGGTGCCGTCCGCGCCGGTGCGGATACTCGGCTTGCCCGCGGGTCTGCGCCTGGTCATCGACAACGCGATCGCCAACGCCGTCAAGCACGGCAACGCCAACCAGATCCGATTGAGCGCCATCCGGTCCGGTGATGACGTCGAGATCGCCGTCGACGACAACGGCACCGGCGTGCCCGAAGAGGAACGCACGCTGGTCTTCGAGCGATTCTCCCGCGGTTCGACGGCGTCGCGTTCCGGCTCTGGACTCGGGTTGGCCCTTGTCGCGCAGCAGGCCGAATTGCACGGGGGCACTGCCTCGTTGCAGACCAGCCCGATGGGCGGTGCGCGTCTGCTGCTGCGACTACCCGCGAACAGGTGA
- a CDS encoding universal stress protein, with protein MSAYRTVVVGTDGSDSSLRAVDRAGQIAAGSGAKLIVTTAYFPQSEDQRAADVLKDEGYKMSGNAPIYAILREARDRAKAAGAADIEEKAIVGAPVDALVELAEQVKADLLVVGNVGLSTIAGRLLGSVPANVARRSKTDVLIVHTTP; from the coding sequence ATGAGCGCCTATCGCACCGTGGTGGTCGGCACCGACGGATCGGATTCGTCGCTGCGGGCAGTCGACCGCGCGGGCCAGATCGCCGCAGGGTCGGGCGCCAAGCTGATCGTCACCACCGCCTACTTCCCGCAGAGCGAGGACCAGCGCGCCGCCGACGTCCTCAAGGACGAGGGCTACAAGATGTCGGGCAACGCCCCGATCTACGCCATCCTGCGTGAGGCCCGCGATCGGGCCAAGGCCGCCGGCGCTGCGGACATCGAAGAGAAGGCCATCGTCGGTGCGCCCGTCGACGCGCTCGTCGAATTGGCCGAACAGGTCAAAGCCGATCTCCTCGTGGTCGGCAACGTCGGGCTGAGCACGATCGCCGGGCGGCTGCTCGGTTCGGTGCCCGCCAACGTCGCGCGGCGCTCGAAGACCGACGTCCTGATCGTGCACACCACCCCCTGA